In Parasegetibacter sp. NRK P23, a single genomic region encodes these proteins:
- a CDS encoding helix-turn-helix domain-containing protein — translation MFKFTIKKGVIMHFNEVFNIVKARRESLNVTQETLAQLSGVALRTLKQFESGKGNPTLQTLQKIGDALGLEVTVVVKNRELTHESSKDSF, via the coding sequence TTTACAATAAAAAAAGGCGTTATAATGCACTTCAATGAAGTTTTTAATATTGTTAAAGCCAGAAGGGAATCTTTAAATGTGACGCAGGAAACGCTCGCGCAACTTTCCGGCGTAGCATTGAGGACCTTGAAGCAATTTGAAAGCGGCAAAGGCAATCCTACCTTGCAAACACTCCAAAAAATCGGTGACGCACTGGGCCTTGAGGTAACGGTTGTCGTTAAAAACAGGGAATTAACGCATGAGAGCAGCAAAGATTCTTTTTAA
- a CDS encoding HipA N-terminal domain-containing protein translates to MRAAKILFKGQEAGILTQYDDGTFTFRYNASWVEDRGKPAISLTLPKVAAPYTSPYLFPFFYNMLPEGSNKQVVCQLNHLDQNDYFGLLLTIAQTDTIGAVTVSKID, encoded by the coding sequence ATGAGAGCAGCAAAGATTCTTTTTAAAGGGCAGGAAGCCGGCATATTAACACAATATGATGACGGTACGTTCACGTTCCGGTATAACGCATCGTGGGTAGAAGACAGGGGTAAACCGGCGATCAGTCTTACATTGCCGAAAGTCGCCGCGCCATACACTTCTCCTTACCTATTCCCATTCTTCTACAACATGCTGCCGGAAGGATCAAACAAACAAGTCGTTTGCCAGCTTAACCACCTGGACCAGAACGATTATTTCGGGTTATTGCTGACGATTGCCCAAACAGACACCATTGGCGCGGTAACCGTGTCAAAAATTGATTAA
- a CDS encoding HipA domain-containing protein encodes MPLPDFQHCPGTLAPGHHTYSRTALVRVFKGRKVSHLLPYDSPASNAAMDELFDENRKNISISGVQEKFSVLLEKNKLRLIKEGERGSYILKPIPAAGRRPDQMPPNEHLTMQIARQVYHIETAENALIFFRNGAPAYITKRFDVDENDRKLAQEDFASLAGRTPQTHGEHYKYLGNYLQLFQLMQKCVPAYPVEAPKLLKLLMFNYLFSNGDAHFKNFSLLETPMGDYRLSPAYDLLNSRIHINDKDFALDEGLLPKEMAQGKMMQQFSVLADQAGVSQASFDAIRQLMVSQANKVQELTMASYLDETTKRNYWQSYMGRLRQLEKV; translated from the coding sequence ATGCCTTTACCAGATTTCCAACATTGCCCTGGTACGCTGGCCCCTGGCCACCACACCTATAGTCGGACAGCACTCGTAAGGGTCTTTAAAGGCCGCAAGGTAAGTCATCTTCTTCCCTATGATTCTCCCGCGTCCAATGCCGCAATGGACGAACTATTTGATGAAAACAGAAAAAACATATCTATCTCCGGCGTACAGGAAAAATTCTCTGTTTTGCTTGAGAAGAACAAACTTCGATTGATTAAAGAGGGGGAGCGAGGTAGTTACATTTTAAAACCAATTCCGGCAGCCGGCCGGCGACCGGACCAGATGCCCCCGAATGAACACCTTACCATGCAGATTGCGCGACAAGTGTACCATATTGAAACAGCAGAGAATGCGCTGATCTTCTTCCGGAATGGAGCACCAGCATATATCACGAAACGTTTTGATGTTGATGAAAATGATAGGAAACTGGCGCAGGAGGATTTCGCATCCCTTGCCGGGCGTACCCCTCAAACGCATGGTGAACATTATAAGTACCTCGGCAATTATTTGCAGCTATTTCAACTCATGCAAAAATGTGTACCGGCATATCCCGTAGAAGCGCCGAAATTACTGAAACTGCTCATGTTCAACTATCTCTTCTCAAATGGGGATGCGCATTTCAAGAATTTTTCTCTCCTTGAAACACCAATGGGGGACTATCGCCTTAGTCCGGCATATGACCTGCTTAACAGCAGGATTCACATTAACGATAAGGATTTCGCCTTAGATGAGGGCTTATTACCAAAAGAAATGGCACAAGGGAAAATGATGCAGCAGTTCTCCGTATTAGCCGATCAGGCAGGCGTTTCGCAGGCTTCCTTTGATGCAATCAGGCAACTAATGGTTTCCCAAGCGAATAAAGTGCAGGAATTAACGATGGCGTCTTATCTGGATGAAACCACCAAACGAAATTATTGGCAATCGTATATGGGTCGGTTACGGCAACTGGAAAAAGTGTGA
- the rlmB gene encoding 23S rRNA (guanosine(2251)-2'-O)-methyltransferase RlmB — protein sequence MRTFRTNQQQRPKKSTLIVGPEAISKALQEGKALDRIYMQNNLTGQAADVVRKLAQEHQVPVNRVPVEKLNAFHVTDHNGFVAVISKIRYYDLQQVISYVVDKGEVPLLLILDGVTDIRNIGAIARTAYCCGVHAIVIPDKGVGALNDDAILTSAGALEKIPVCRVNSLMKAVDDMHLNGLQVFASEMTAETGIRDIDLSIPCALVIGSEEKGIQPSLMKICDQQFRIPMKGDFESLNVSVATGMMLYETMRQRG from the coding sequence ATGCGCACTTTTCGTACAAACCAGCAGCAACGTCCCAAAAAAAGTACTCTTATCGTGGGTCCTGAAGCCATTTCCAAAGCCTTACAGGAAGGAAAGGCCCTCGACCGGATTTATATGCAGAATAATCTTACCGGACAGGCTGCCGATGTGGTGCGGAAACTGGCCCAGGAACACCAGGTGCCCGTGAACCGGGTACCCGTGGAGAAACTGAACGCTTTCCACGTAACGGACCACAACGGGTTTGTGGCCGTGATCTCCAAAATAAGGTATTACGACCTGCAACAGGTGATCTCTTACGTCGTAGACAAAGGTGAAGTGCCTTTGCTCCTGATCCTTGACGGCGTTACCGATATCCGCAACATTGGCGCCATCGCGCGCACCGCGTATTGTTGCGGTGTTCATGCCATCGTGATCCCAGATAAAGGAGTAGGTGCCCTCAATGATGATGCTATACTCACTTCTGCCGGAGCTTTGGAAAAAATACCCGTATGCCGTGTGAACAGCCTGATGAAAGCCGTGGATGATATGCACCTTAATGGTCTCCAGGTTTTCGCCAGCGAGATGACCGCCGAAACGGGCATCCGCGACATCGATCTTTCCATCCCCTGCGCCCTGGTGATAGGAAGCGAGGAAAAAGGAATACAGCCCTCCCTCATGAAGATATGCGATCAGCAATTCAGGATTCCCATGAAAGGAGATTTCGAATCGCTCAATGTATCCGTTGCCACTGGTATGATGCTGTACGAAACGATGCGCCAGCGGGGATAA
- a CDS encoding hydroxymethylglutaryl-CoA lyase — MKPLQLIECPRDAMQGWEHFIPTASKIAYETALLKAGFHTLDFGSFVNPKAIPQMADTQEVLSALPSSNTQLLAIVGNLRGAEMAAASSKIKYIGFPFSLSETFQQRNTNAGREEAYERVKQIQDLCVRTGKELVVYLSMGFGNPYEDPFNNALVAEWSEKMVAAGINIISLADTVGVATPEEIFDITSNIIRSFPGTTIGVHLHATPDSWKDKIDAALEAGCVRFDGAIMGFGGCPLSGNALVGNIPMEQLIFFLEEKGFDSGIDQAELAQCVQLAQRIFL; from the coding sequence TTGAAGCCACTTCAACTCATCGAATGTCCGCGGGACGCCATGCAGGGGTGGGAACATTTCATCCCCACGGCTTCCAAAATCGCGTACGAAACAGCTTTGCTGAAAGCCGGTTTCCATACGCTCGACTTCGGCAGTTTCGTGAATCCCAAAGCCATTCCCCAAATGGCCGACACACAGGAGGTGTTGAGCGCATTACCTTCTTCCAATACCCAGTTGCTGGCTATCGTGGGCAATCTTCGCGGAGCGGAAATGGCCGCGGCTTCTTCTAAGATCAAATACATTGGGTTTCCCTTCTCCCTTTCTGAAACTTTTCAGCAGCGGAACACCAATGCCGGAAGAGAAGAAGCTTACGAAAGAGTAAAGCAGATACAGGACTTGTGCGTGCGGACCGGGAAGGAACTGGTGGTGTATCTTTCGATGGGTTTTGGCAATCCTTACGAAGATCCGTTCAACAATGCACTGGTGGCGGAGTGGTCGGAAAAAATGGTGGCGGCCGGCATCAATATTATTTCGCTGGCCGATACGGTTGGAGTGGCGACGCCGGAAGAAATATTCGATATAACAAGCAACATCATACGTAGTTTTCCAGGTACAACAATAGGCGTTCACCTGCACGCGACGCCTGATTCCTGGAAAGATAAGATAGACGCCGCATTGGAAGCAGGTTGTGTCCGCTTCGATGGCGCGATCATGGGGTTTGGTGGCTGCCCATTGTCTGGTAATGCGCTCGTAGGCAATATACCCATGGAGCAGTTGATTTTTTTCCTGGAAGAAAAAGGCTTTGATTCGGGCATTGATCAAGCTGAACTGGCGCAATGCGTACAGTTGGCGCAGCGTATTTTCCTGTAA
- a CDS encoding GSCFA domain-containing protein has protein sequence MEFRRALAVKKMKEPIRHRQPILLIGSCFSEHIGEKLRAGKFRVLENPHGILFNPVSIATAIRAYIEKRVYTADELFELNETWHSWDHHSRFSAPDPQAALQKINDAVNEAHSFLQQTEWVIITLGSAFSYELAENNQPVANCHKAPANIFRRKLLSVEDVLAAMDNTIHRLRFFNPAIKVIFTISPVRHLREGMVENNRSKAVLIQAVHHLVDKFEGLYYFPAYELVIDDLRDYRFYAEDMVHPNYQATGYVWERLAESCFDEDTISLLEELRKTDLAYRHRPFNPETTQHKKFLQDQLTRTAALQKKYDYLDLSRELLYFAQGS, from the coding sequence ATGGAATTCAGAAGAGCGCTAGCCGTAAAGAAAATGAAGGAGCCGATCCGGCACCGGCAGCCCATCCTACTGATCGGGTCCTGCTTTTCAGAACACATCGGTGAGAAATTAAGGGCAGGAAAATTCCGGGTGCTGGAGAACCCGCATGGTATCCTTTTTAATCCTGTCAGCATCGCTACCGCCATCCGGGCCTACATTGAGAAACGGGTGTACACCGCGGATGAATTGTTCGAACTGAATGAAACCTGGCACAGTTGGGACCACCACAGCCGTTTCTCCGCGCCTGACCCGCAGGCTGCCCTCCAAAAGATCAATGATGCGGTAAACGAAGCACACAGCTTCCTTCAACAAACAGAATGGGTAATCATTACGCTGGGTTCAGCATTTTCTTATGAACTGGCGGAGAACAATCAACCCGTGGCGAACTGCCATAAGGCACCCGCGAATATATTCCGCCGAAAGCTGCTTTCTGTTGAAGATGTATTGGCCGCGATGGATAACACGATCCACCGGCTCCGTTTTTTCAACCCTGCTATTAAGGTGATTTTCACCATCAGTCCAGTGCGGCACCTCCGCGAGGGAATGGTGGAAAACAACCGGAGTAAGGCGGTGTTGATCCAGGCCGTGCACCACCTGGTGGATAAGTTTGAGGGACTGTATTATTTCCCCGCCTACGAACTGGTGATAGATGACCTTCGCGATTACCGTTTTTACGCTGAAGACATGGTTCACCCCAATTACCAGGCTACCGGTTATGTATGGGAGAGACTGGCGGAAAGTTGTTTTGACGAGGACACCATTTCCCTGCTGGAAGAGTTGCGGAAAACCGACCTGGCTTACAGGCACCGTCCTTTTAACCCGGAGACCACTCAACATAAAAAATTCCTGCAGGACCAGCTTACGCGCACGGCCGCCCTGCAGAAAAAATATGATTACCTCGACCTTAGCCGGGAACTACTGTATTTTGCGCAGGGATCCTGA
- a CDS encoding phosphotransferase enzyme family protein yields the protein MNLATIQHILPQFGIDPAHAEINPLGNGLINHTYKITDHLRHINIVLQVVNTAVFHQPEDIQHNYLIVRNYLAQTGSTIALPRPLLTTKGEMGYTDDENRFWRGFEFIENTYSPDLAHNTQLAYTAARCFGQFTHELNGSNIHLLREILPRFHDLGYRFEQFEEAILNAVPDRKIRAEELVDGLLKKAYILSFFNSILQNPDYRIRVMHHDTKVSNILFNKDSNEVVCPVDMDTVMPGRFYSDIGDMIRTMTCSVDENSTDFNAIHIRKEYYKAILNGYLHEMAHSFTVEEMRHIHYSGLIMIYQQALRFMTDFLKGDVYYRTRYPDHNLDRARNQFCLLESLEQFLKEEYNFPVRIPAQNTVVPG from the coding sequence ATGAACCTGGCTACGATTCAACATATACTGCCCCAATTTGGTATCGACCCCGCCCACGCGGAAATCAATCCCCTCGGGAATGGGTTGATCAACCATACCTATAAAATAACGGATCATCTGCGGCACATCAACATTGTGCTGCAGGTGGTCAACACCGCCGTGTTTCACCAACCGGAAGACATCCAGCACAACTACCTTATCGTACGGAATTACCTGGCACAAACAGGGAGCACCATCGCACTTCCAAGGCCGTTGCTAACCACAAAAGGGGAAATGGGATACACCGATGATGAAAACCGCTTCTGGCGCGGATTTGAATTCATCGAAAACACTTATTCCCCCGACCTGGCCCACAATACGCAACTCGCCTACACCGCCGCACGTTGCTTCGGACAATTCACCCACGAGCTGAACGGCTCTAACATCCACCTGCTCCGGGAAATACTTCCGCGGTTCCACGACCTTGGCTACCGCTTCGAACAATTTGAAGAAGCCATCCTGAACGCCGTGCCCGATAGAAAAATCCGGGCTGAAGAACTAGTGGACGGACTATTAAAGAAAGCTTATATCCTGAGTTTCTTTAACAGCATCCTTCAAAACCCGGACTACAGGATACGCGTGATGCACCACGATACCAAAGTGAGCAATATCCTCTTTAATAAGGATTCAAATGAAGTGGTTTGCCCCGTAGACATGGACACCGTAATGCCCGGAAGGTTCTACTCCGATATTGGCGACATGATCCGGACCATGACCTGCAGCGTAGACGAGAACAGTACCGATTTTAACGCGATCCACATCCGGAAAGAATACTATAAAGCCATCCTGAACGGTTACCTCCATGAAATGGCGCACAGCTTCACGGTGGAGGAAATGCGGCATATTCATTATTCAGGGCTGATTATGATCTACCAGCAGGCGCTGCGCTTTATGACCGATTTTCTGAAAGGAGATGTGTATTACCGGACAAGGTACCCAGATCATAACCTGGACAGGGCACGTAACCAGTTTTGTTTACTGGAGAGCCTGGAACAATTCCTGAAAGAAGAGTACAATTTCCCCGTCAGGATCCCTGCGCAAAATACAGTAGTTCCCGGCTAA